In Streptomyces sp. SN-593, a single genomic region encodes these proteins:
- the glgP gene encoding alpha-glucan family phosphorylase, with protein sequence MKAIRRFTVRTVLPEPLRPLGELASNLRWSWHEETRELFRSLDPAGWRAAEGDPARLLAAVSEQRLAALAGDRRFLRRLTAAAEDLADYTTAPRWYQEQTDLPAAVAYFSPEFGITWALPQYSGGLGILAGDHLKAASDLGVPLIGVGLLYRHGYFRQSLDRDGWQQEHYPVLDRDSLPVRPLREADGSAARITLALPGGRTLAARIWTVQVGRVPLLLLDSDVEPNQPAERDVTDRLYGGGSEHRLLQEMLLGIGGVRAVRAYCRITGHPEPEVFHTNEGHAGFLGLERIRELSREGLDFDAALESVRAGTVFTTHTPVPAGIDRFTRDLVTRHLGDDGELPGVDVGRILELGRETYPGGDPDLFNMAVMGLRLAQRANGVSTLHGAVSREMFAGLWPGFDPEDVPITSVTNGVHAPTWVAPEVLRLGSRQVGASRAEDALMAGGTERWEAVSGVPDAAVWELRRNLREQLVEDVRQRLRASWRQRGADDAELGWTDHVLDPDVLTVGFARRVPSYKRLTLMLRDKERLAALLLHPERPIQIVVAGKAHPADEGGKRLVQELVRFTDDPRVRHRIVFLPDYDMRMARTLYPGCDVWLNNPLRPLEACGTSGMKAALNGCLNLSVRDGWWDEWYDGENGWAIPTADGVADEDRRDALEAAGLYDLLERQVAPRFYDQGRGGLPQRWIEMVRHTLTTLGPKVLAGRMVRDYVGQLYAPAARSHRAVRGEAAVELARWKRRVRQEWPRVAVDQVETVSVEGSVGDAAELGATLTLRVQVELGGLDPSDVDVQLLSGPVDTADRLTAPVAQSLKPVARADVEGRHTFEGPLTLDRTGAFGYTARVLPAHPLLADPAELGLVAAPPEAEGMTAGVLR encoded by the coding sequence GTGAAGGCAATCCGTCGATTCACCGTGCGCACCGTCCTGCCGGAACCTCTGCGCCCGCTGGGGGAACTGGCATCGAACCTACGCTGGTCCTGGCACGAGGAGACCAGGGAGCTCTTCCGCAGCCTCGACCCGGCCGGCTGGCGGGCGGCCGAGGGCGACCCGGCCCGCCTGCTCGCGGCCGTGTCCGAACAGCGGCTGGCCGCGCTCGCCGGCGACCGCCGCTTCCTGCGCCGGCTGACCGCCGCCGCGGAGGACCTCGCCGACTACACCACCGCTCCACGCTGGTACCAGGAACAGACCGACCTGCCCGCCGCCGTCGCCTACTTCTCGCCCGAGTTCGGCATCACCTGGGCGCTGCCGCAGTACAGCGGCGGCCTGGGCATCCTCGCCGGCGACCACCTCAAGGCCGCCAGCGACCTGGGCGTACCGCTGATCGGGGTGGGCCTGCTCTACCGGCACGGCTACTTCCGGCAGAGCCTGGACCGCGACGGGTGGCAGCAGGAGCACTACCCGGTGCTCGACCGGGACTCGCTGCCGGTCCGCCCGCTGCGCGAGGCCGACGGGAGCGCGGCCCGCATCACCCTCGCCCTGCCCGGCGGCCGGACCCTGGCCGCCAGGATCTGGACCGTCCAGGTCGGCCGGGTGCCGCTGCTGCTGCTCGACTCCGACGTCGAGCCGAACCAGCCCGCCGAACGCGACGTCACCGACCGGCTCTACGGCGGCGGCAGCGAGCACCGGCTGCTCCAGGAGATGCTGCTGGGCATCGGCGGCGTCCGTGCCGTCCGCGCCTACTGCCGGATCACCGGCCACCCGGAGCCCGAGGTCTTCCACACCAACGAGGGCCACGCCGGCTTCCTCGGCCTGGAGCGGATCAGGGAGCTGTCCCGCGAGGGGCTCGACTTCGACGCGGCGCTGGAGTCGGTGCGGGCCGGCACCGTGTTCACCACCCACACCCCGGTCCCGGCCGGCATCGACCGGTTCACCCGCGACCTGGTCACCCGCCACCTCGGCGACGACGGCGAACTGCCCGGCGTGGACGTCGGCCGGATCCTCGAACTCGGCCGCGAGACCTACCCGGGCGGCGACCCGGACCTGTTCAACATGGCCGTGATGGGCCTGCGGCTGGCCCAGCGCGCCAACGGCGTCTCCACCCTGCACGGCGCGGTCAGCCGGGAGATGTTCGCCGGGCTGTGGCCCGGGTTCGACCCGGAGGACGTGCCGATCACCTCCGTCACCAACGGCGTGCACGCCCCCACCTGGGTGGCGCCGGAGGTGCTGCGGCTCGGCAGCCGCCAGGTCGGCGCCTCGCGCGCCGAGGACGCTCTCATGGCCGGCGGGACCGAACGCTGGGAGGCGGTCTCCGGCGTACCGGACGCCGCCGTGTGGGAGCTGCGCCGCAACCTGCGCGAACAACTCGTCGAGGACGTGCGGCAGCGGCTGCGCGCGTCCTGGCGGCAGCGCGGCGCCGACGACGCCGAACTGGGCTGGACCGACCACGTCCTGGACCCGGACGTGCTCACCGTCGGCTTCGCCCGCCGGGTGCCCTCCTACAAGCGGCTGACGTTGATGCTGCGCGACAAGGAGCGGCTGGCGGCGCTGCTGCTGCACCCGGAGCGGCCGATCCAGATCGTGGTGGCCGGCAAGGCCCACCCCGCCGACGAGGGCGGCAAGCGGCTGGTGCAGGAGCTGGTGCGGTTCACCGACGACCCCCGGGTCCGGCACCGCATCGTCTTCCTGCCCGACTACGACATGCGGATGGCCCGCACCCTCTACCCCGGCTGCGACGTCTGGCTCAACAACCCGCTGCGCCCGCTGGAGGCGTGCGGCACCTCCGGGATGAAGGCCGCGCTCAACGGCTGCCTCAACCTGTCCGTCCGCGACGGCTGGTGGGACGAGTGGTACGACGGTGAGAACGGCTGGGCGATCCCGACCGCCGACGGCGTCGCCGACGAGGACCGGCGCGACGCGCTGGAGGCCGCCGGGCTCTACGACCTGCTGGAGCGGCAGGTGGCCCCGCGCTTCTACGACCAGGGGCGCGGCGGCCTGCCGCAGCGCTGGATCGAGATGGTCCGGCACACCCTGACCACGCTGGGCCCGAAGGTGCTCGCCGGGCGGATGGTCCGCGACTACGTCGGGCAGCTCTACGCCCCGGCGGCCCGCTCGCACCGCGCGGTGCGGGGCGAGGCCGCCGTCGAGCTCGCCCGGTGGAAGCGGCGGGTCCGCCAGGAGTGGCCGCGGGTCGCGGTCGACCAGGTGGAGACCGTGTCCGTCGAGGGCTCGGTGGGCGACGCGGCGGAACTGGGCGCCACCCTCACGCTGCGGGTGCAGGTCGAGCTCGGCGGGCTCGACCCGTCGGACGTGGACGTCCAGTTGCTGTCCGGCCCGGTGGACACGGCCGACCGGCTCACCGCGCCCGTGGCGCAGTCGCTCAAGCCGGTGGCACGGGCCGACGTGGAGGGCCGCCACACCTTCGAGGGGCCGTTGACGCTGGACCGTACCGGCGCCTTCGGCTACACCGCGCGGGTGCTGCCGGCCCATCCGCTGCTGGCCGACCCGGCCGAGCTGGGCCTGGTCGCCGCCCCGCCGGAGGCCGAGGGCATGACGGCGGGGGTGCTGCGCTAA
- a CDS encoding cold-shock protein, producing MATGTVKWFNSEKGFGFIEQDGGGSDVFAHYSNIMATGYRELLEGQKVEFDVTQGNKGPQAENIRMLNGAV from the coding sequence ATGGCAACCGGAACCGTGAAGTGGTTCAACTCGGAAAAGGGCTTCGGCTTCATCGAGCAGGACGGCGGCGGCTCCGACGTCTTCGCCCACTACTCCAACATCATGGCCACCGGCTACCGCGAGCTGCTGGAGGGTCAGAAAGTGGAGTTCGACGTCACCCAGGGAAACAAGGGACCGCAGGCGGAGAACATCCGCATGCTCAACGGCGCGGTCTGA
- a CDS encoding alpha-1,4-glucan--maltose-1-phosphate maltosyltransferase, translating to MIGRIPVVDVEPSVDGGRRPAKAVVGERFQVTATVFREGHDAVAANVVLRDSGGRSGPWTPMRELAPGTDRWGAHVTPTAEGRWTYTVEAWSDPVATWRHVAGIKIPAGIDTELVLAEGAHLHERAAAGVPKGDGRPAVLAAVDALRDASLAPAARHAAALAPEVVAALDRFPLRELVSASRPMPLHVERERALFGSWYELFPRSEGASAGPDGRLRSGTFRTAAQRLPAVAAMGFDVVYLPPIHPIGTAFRKGRNNSLEAGPDDVGSPWAIGSPEGGHDAVHPDLGTLDDFDHFVARARDLRLEIALDFALQCSPDHPWVTEHPEWFAHRADGSIAYAENPPKKYQDIYPIAFDRDFAGIVRETLRVLRHWMAHGVRIFRVDNPHTKPVVFWEKVIADINRTDPDVIFLAEAFTRPAMMATLGKIGFQQSYTYFTWRNSRDELTDYLRELSTDSAAHMRPNLFVNTPDILHAYLQDGGRPAFETRAVLAATLSPSWGVYAGYELCEGTPAHPGSEEYADSEKYELRPRDWARAEAEGRSLAPLLTTLNRLRRRHPALRQLRDITFHPVDNGALIAYSKRHGDDVVLTVVNLDPFHTQEATVSLNMAALGLSWHESFPVRDELTGQTYHWGRDNYVRLEPGRAPAHVLSLRPSPSIGGSLS from the coding sequence ATGATCGGTCGTATCCCCGTCGTCGACGTCGAACCGAGTGTGGACGGCGGCCGCAGGCCCGCCAAGGCGGTGGTCGGCGAGCGGTTCCAGGTGACCGCCACCGTCTTCCGCGAGGGCCACGACGCGGTGGCCGCGAACGTGGTGCTGCGCGACAGCGGGGGCCGGTCCGGTCCGTGGACGCCGATGCGGGAACTGGCGCCGGGCACCGACCGGTGGGGAGCGCACGTCACCCCGACGGCCGAAGGGCGCTGGACCTACACGGTCGAGGCGTGGTCGGACCCGGTGGCGACCTGGCGGCACGTCGCGGGCATCAAGATCCCGGCCGGCATCGACACCGAACTGGTGCTCGCGGAGGGCGCGCACCTGCACGAGCGGGCCGCGGCGGGCGTGCCCAAGGGCGACGGCCGGCCCGCCGTCCTCGCCGCGGTGGACGCGCTGCGCGACGCCTCGCTGGCGCCCGCGGCCCGGCACGCGGCGGCTCTCGCGCCCGAGGTGGTCGCGGCGCTGGACCGCTTCCCGCTGCGCGAGCTGGTCAGCGCCTCCCGCCCGATGCCACTGCACGTCGAGCGCGAGCGCGCCCTGTTCGGCTCCTGGTACGAGCTGTTCCCGCGCTCGGAGGGGGCGAGTGCCGGACCGGACGGGCGGCTGCGGTCGGGCACCTTCCGCACCGCGGCACAGCGGCTGCCGGCGGTGGCCGCGATGGGCTTCGACGTGGTGTACCTGCCACCGATCCACCCGATCGGCACCGCCTTCCGCAAGGGCCGCAACAACAGCCTGGAGGCCGGGCCCGACGACGTCGGCTCGCCGTGGGCGATCGGCTCGCCCGAGGGCGGACACGACGCGGTCCACCCGGACCTGGGCACCCTCGACGACTTCGACCACTTCGTGGCGCGCGCCCGCGACCTGCGGCTGGAGATCGCGCTCGACTTCGCCCTCCAGTGCTCGCCGGACCACCCCTGGGTGACCGAGCACCCGGAGTGGTTCGCGCACCGCGCCGACGGCAGCATCGCCTACGCCGAGAACCCGCCCAAGAAGTACCAGGACATCTACCCGATCGCCTTCGACCGGGACTTCGCCGGCATCGTGCGGGAGACGCTGCGGGTGCTGCGGCACTGGATGGCGCACGGGGTGCGGATCTTCCGGGTGGACAACCCGCACACCAAGCCGGTGGTCTTCTGGGAGAAGGTGATCGCCGACATCAACCGGACCGATCCCGACGTGATCTTCCTCGCCGAGGCGTTCACCCGCCCCGCGATGATGGCCACCCTCGGCAAGATCGGCTTCCAGCAGTCGTACACCTATTTCACCTGGCGCAACAGCCGGGACGAACTCACCGACTACCTGCGGGAGCTGAGCACCGACAGCGCCGCCCACATGCGGCCGAACCTGTTCGTGAACACCCCCGACATCCTGCACGCCTACCTTCAGGACGGCGGCCGCCCGGCCTTCGAGACCCGCGCCGTGCTCGCCGCCACCCTCTCGCCGAGCTGGGGGGTCTACGCGGGGTACGAACTGTGCGAGGGCACCCCGGCGCACCCCGGCAGCGAGGAGTACGCCGACTCCGAGAAGTACGAGCTGCGGCCGCGCGACTGGGCCCGGGCCGAGGCCGAGGGGCGCTCGCTGGCACCGCTGCTCACCACACTCAACCGGCTGCGCCGCCGTCACCCGGCGCTTCGGCAGCTACGGGACATCACCTTCCACCCGGTGGACAACGGGGCCCTGATCGCCTACTCGAAGCGGCACGGCGACGACGTCGTCCTGACGGTCGTGAACCTGGACCCCTTCCACACCCAGGAGGCGACCGTGTCGTTGAACATGGCGGCGCTCGGGCTCTCCTGGCACGAGTCGTTCCCGGTACGCGACGAGCTGACCGGACAGACCTACCACTGGGGCAGGGACAACTATGTGCGCCTTGAGCCGGGCCGCGCGCCCGCGCACGTCCTGTCGCTGCGACCGTCTCCATCGATCGGAGGGTCACTCAGTTGA
- the glgB gene encoding 1,4-alpha-glucan branching enzyme, whose translation MTPAAQSPRQPSSGGGALPEAAARGYDATTPHPAASGNAPKGQEEPRDQLPAGPLGPDEPHRPSRPVAARGPAAAARADGGSEDADGRREAAAARPSAGTPEGGGLDPDTRWRLLSGAHHDPHGVLGAHPEAGGVRVRTLRPSARAAAVVVDGERTELVPEGDGLFSALLPRPTVPAQYRLAVAYDDGEVVVDDPYRFLPALGELDLHLIGEGRHEQLWKALGSQPMTHGGVSGTRFAVWAPNARGVRLAADFTFWDGTGLPMRSLGSTGVWELFVPGVGAGATYKYEITRPDGSHGMKADPMARATEIPPATASIVTESAYAWQDAEWMAHRADVPVHRAPLSVYEVHLASWRPGLDYRQLAEQLPAYVQELGFTHVELMPVAEHPFGGSWGYQVTSYYAPTSRLGSPDDFRYLVDALHRAGIGVIMDWVPAHFPKDEWALARFDGEPLYEPADPRRAEHPDWGTLEFDFGRTEVRNFLVANAVYWCEEFHIDGLRVDAVASMLYLDYSREGGDWLPNAYGGRENLDAVAFLQEMNATVYRRCPGVVTIAEESTAWDGVTRATHQVGPTGFGGLGFGLKWNMGWMHDTLQYMAHEPVHRRYHHNEMTFSMVYAYSENYVLPISHDEVVHGKRSLVEKMPGDWWQRRADHRAYLGYMWAHPGKQLLFMGQEFAQGAEWSHDNGPDWWLLDDAYPAAGDHRGVRDLVRDLNAVYTATPALWQRDTDPGGFEWVDGGAAEDNTLSFLRFDTAGDPLLCVSNFSPVVRQDYRIGCPEGVWTQALNTDESRYGGSGVRVEGPLKSEPTPWHGRRHSIAFTVPPLATVWLRRAAG comes from the coding sequence GTGACCCCCGCCGCACAGTCCCCGCGCCAGCCGTCGTCCGGTGGCGGCGCCCTCCCGGAGGCCGCCGCCCGCGGCTACGACGCGACCACCCCGCATCCGGCCGCCTCGGGCAACGCCCCGAAGGGGCAGGAGGAGCCGCGCGACCAGCTCCCCGCCGGGCCGCTGGGCCCGGACGAACCGCACCGCCCCTCGCGGCCGGTGGCGGCCCGCGGCCCCGCGGCGGCCGCCCGCGCGGACGGGGGCTCCGAGGACGCGGACGGGCGCCGGGAGGCAGCCGCGGCCCGGCCCTCCGCCGGCACCCCCGAGGGGGGCGGGCTCGACCCGGACACGCGGTGGCGGCTGCTCAGCGGCGCCCACCACGACCCGCACGGCGTGCTCGGCGCGCACCCGGAGGCGGGAGGCGTCCGGGTCCGTACGCTGCGCCCCTCCGCCCGGGCCGCCGCGGTCGTGGTGGACGGCGAGCGGACCGAACTCGTCCCCGAGGGCGACGGCCTGTTCTCCGCGCTGCTGCCGCGGCCGACCGTGCCCGCGCAGTACCGGCTGGCGGTGGCGTACGACGACGGCGAGGTGGTGGTCGACGACCCGTACCGGTTCCTGCCGGCGCTCGGGGAGCTGGACCTGCACCTGATCGGCGAGGGGCGGCACGAGCAGTTGTGGAAGGCGCTGGGCTCGCAGCCGATGACGCACGGCGGGGTGAGCGGCACCCGCTTCGCGGTGTGGGCGCCGAACGCGCGCGGGGTGCGGCTGGCCGCGGACTTCACCTTCTGGGACGGCACCGGGCTGCCGATGCGCTCGCTCGGCTCGACGGGCGTGTGGGAGCTGTTCGTGCCAGGGGTGGGTGCGGGCGCCACGTACAAGTACGAGATCACCCGGCCCGACGGCTCGCACGGGATGAAGGCCGACCCGATGGCCCGGGCCACCGAGATCCCGCCGGCCACCGCGTCGATCGTCACGGAGTCGGCGTACGCGTGGCAGGACGCGGAGTGGATGGCGCACCGCGCGGACGTCCCGGTGCACCGCGCCCCGCTGTCGGTGTACGAGGTGCACCTGGCGTCCTGGCGGCCGGGCCTGGACTACCGGCAACTGGCCGAGCAACTGCCGGCCTACGTGCAGGAACTCGGCTTCACGCACGTGGAGTTGATGCCGGTCGCCGAGCACCCCTTCGGCGGCTCGTGGGGCTACCAGGTCACCTCGTACTACGCCCCGACCTCGCGGCTCGGTTCGCCGGACGACTTCCGCTACCTGGTGGACGCGCTGCACCGGGCCGGCATCGGCGTGATCATGGACTGGGTGCCGGCGCACTTCCCGAAGGACGAGTGGGCGCTGGCCCGCTTCGACGGCGAGCCGCTGTACGAGCCGGCCGATCCGCGCCGCGCCGAGCATCCCGACTGGGGCACCCTGGAGTTCGACTTCGGCCGTACCGAGGTCCGCAACTTCCTGGTGGCCAACGCGGTGTACTGGTGCGAGGAGTTCCACATCGACGGCCTGCGGGTGGACGCGGTCGCCTCGATGCTCTACCTCGACTACTCCCGGGAGGGCGGCGACTGGCTGCCCAACGCGTACGGCGGCCGGGAGAACCTGGACGCGGTGGCCTTCCTCCAGGAAATGAACGCCACCGTCTACCGGCGCTGCCCCGGGGTGGTCACCATCGCCGAGGAGTCCACCGCGTGGGACGGCGTCACCCGGGCCACCCACCAGGTCGGCCCGACCGGCTTCGGCGGCCTCGGCTTCGGCCTGAAGTGGAACATGGGCTGGATGCACGACACCCTCCAGTACATGGCGCACGAGCCGGTGCACCGCAGGTACCACCACAACGAGATGACGTTCTCGATGGTGTACGCCTACAGCGAGAACTACGTGCTGCCCATCTCGCACGACGAGGTGGTGCACGGCAAGCGGTCGCTGGTGGAGAAGATGCCCGGCGACTGGTGGCAGCGGCGGGCCGACCACCGCGCGTACCTCGGCTACATGTGGGCCCACCCCGGCAAGCAGCTCCTGTTCATGGGGCAGGAGTTCGCGCAGGGCGCGGAGTGGTCCCACGACAACGGCCCGGACTGGTGGCTGCTGGACGACGCCTATCCCGCGGCCGGGGACCACCGCGGGGTGCGCGACCTCGTGCGCGACCTCAACGCGGTCTACACCGCGACGCCCGCGCTGTGGCAGCGCGACACCGACCCGGGCGGCTTCGAGTGGGTCGACGGCGGCGCGGCCGAGGACAACACGCTGTCCTTCCTGCGCTTCGACACGGCCGGCGACCCGCTGCTGTGCGTCAGCAACTTCTCCCCCGTGGTGCGCCAGGACTACCGCATCGGCTGCCCCGAGGGGGTCTGGACGCAGGCGCTCAACACCGACGAGTCCCGCTACGGCGGCAGCGGCGTCCGGGTCGAGGGGCCGCTGAAGAGCGAGCCGACGCCCTGGCACGGCCGCCGGCACAGCATCGCCTTCACCGTGCCGCCGCTGGCCACGGTCTGGCTGCGGCGGGCCGCCGGCTGA
- the treS gene encoding maltose alpha-D-glucosyltransferase has protein sequence MIVNEPVPDTFEDTPAKDRDPEWFKRAVFYEVLVRSFQDSNGDGVGDLKGITAKLDYLQWLGVDCLWLPPFFASPLRDGGYDVSDYTAVLPEFGDLADFVEFVDATHQRGMRVIIDFVMNHTSDQHPWFQASRSDPDGPYGDYYTWADDDKQFSDARIIFVDTETSNWTFDPVRKQYYWHRFFSHQPDLNYENPAVQEEILAALKFWLDLGIDGFRLDAVPYLYQEEGTNCENLPRTHGFLKKVRAEIDAHYPDTVLLAEANQWPEDVVDYFGDFPAGGDECHMAFHFPVMPRIFMAVRRESRYPVSEVLAKTPAIPANCQWGIFLRNHDELTLEMVTDEERDYMYAEYAKDPRMRANIGIRRRLAPLLDNDRNQIELFTALLLSLPGSPILYYGDEIGMGDNIWLGDRDGVRTPMQWTPDRNAGFSSSDPGRLYLPTIMDPVYGYQVTNVEAQMSSPSSLLHWTRRMIEIRKQNRAFGVGSFTELPSSNPAVLAFLREDGDDLVLCVNNFSRFAQPTELDLRTFAGRHPVELIGGVRFPAIGQLPYLLTLAGHGFYWFRLRRDPS, from the coding sequence TTGATCGTCAACGAACCCGTTCCTGACACGTTCGAGGACACACCGGCCAAGGACCGTGATCCCGAATGGTTCAAACGGGCGGTGTTCTACGAAGTCCTCGTCCGCTCGTTCCAGGACAGCAACGGCGACGGCGTCGGCGACCTGAAAGGGATCACCGCCAAACTCGACTACCTGCAATGGCTCGGCGTGGACTGCCTGTGGCTGCCGCCGTTCTTCGCCTCCCCGCTGCGGGACGGCGGATACGACGTGTCGGACTACACCGCGGTGCTCCCGGAGTTCGGCGACCTCGCCGACTTCGTGGAGTTCGTGGACGCCACCCACCAGCGCGGCATGCGCGTCATCATCGACTTCGTCATGAACCACACCAGCGACCAGCACCCGTGGTTCCAGGCCTCCCGCAGCGATCCGGACGGGCCGTACGGCGACTACTACACCTGGGCGGACGACGACAAGCAGTTCTCCGACGCCCGGATCATCTTCGTGGACACCGAGACGTCGAACTGGACCTTCGACCCGGTGCGCAAGCAGTACTACTGGCACCGCTTCTTCTCCCACCAGCCGGACCTGAACTACGAGAACCCGGCGGTGCAGGAGGAGATCCTCGCCGCCCTGAAGTTCTGGCTGGACCTGGGCATCGACGGCTTCCGGCTGGACGCCGTGCCCTACCTCTACCAGGAGGAGGGCACGAACTGCGAGAACCTGCCGCGCACCCACGGCTTCCTGAAGAAGGTGCGCGCCGAGATCGACGCGCACTACCCGGACACCGTGCTGCTCGCCGAGGCGAACCAGTGGCCGGAGGACGTGGTCGACTACTTCGGCGACTTCCCGGCCGGCGGCGACGAGTGCCACATGGCGTTCCACTTCCCGGTGATGCCCCGGATCTTCATGGCGGTGCGGCGCGAGTCGCGCTACCCGGTGTCCGAGGTCCTCGCCAAGACGCCGGCGATCCCGGCGAACTGCCAGTGGGGCATCTTCCTGCGCAACCACGACGAGCTGACGCTCGAGATGGTCACCGACGAAGAGCGCGACTACATGTACGCGGAGTACGCCAAGGACCCGCGGATGCGCGCGAACATCGGCATCCGGCGCCGGCTCGCCCCGCTGCTGGACAACGACCGCAACCAGATCGAGCTGTTCACCGCGCTGCTGCTGTCCCTGCCCGGCTCGCCGATCCTCTACTACGGCGACGAGATCGGCATGGGCGACAACATCTGGCTCGGGGACCGCGACGGCGTGCGCACCCCGATGCAGTGGACGCCGGACCGCAACGCCGGGTTCTCCTCCTCCGACCCCGGCCGCCTCTACCTGCCGACCATCATGGACCCGGTCTACGGCTACCAGGTCACCAACGTCGAGGCGCAGATGAGTTCCCCCAGCTCGCTGCTGCACTGGACCCGGCGGATGATCGAGATCCGCAAGCAGAACCGGGCGTTCGGGGTCGGCTCGTTCACCGAGCTGCCGTCGAGCAACCCCGCGGTGCTCGCCTTCCTGCGGGAGGACGGCGACGACCTGGTGCTGTGCGTGAACAACTTCTCCCGCTTCGCCCAGCCCACCGAGCTGGACCTGCGGACGTTCGCCGGGCGCCATCCGGTGGAGCTGATCGGCGGCGTGCGCTTCCCGGCGATCGGCCAGCTTCCCTACCTGCTCACGCTGGCCGGGCACGGCTTCTACTGGTTCCGGCTGCGCCGCGACCCGTCCTGA
- a CDS encoding maltokinase N-terminal cap-like domain-containing protein has translation MSDSSWTRVPAATGPDLVPGLLRSLDPLLRRWLPRQRWFAGKGLPIGEFRLAAATELVPPGGRLGPLGLLHVLVDVEQPGRPPDCYQLLLGAHPLLPSALVRAALGPAVGGPYDGLTLYDAPHDPRMAAILLERLKLPGRSGTLRFTTEPTADFPPGLTPRVSTAEQSNTSVVYGDRYILKLFRRVSPGSNPDLELSLALARAGSRRVAEPVAWFEALDGDADAPDGGEASAGGREPTTLGVLQRFLPGSSDGWALALARVAEDGDFRAEAAALGRATAEVHRALASALPVHRLDGGALERMAAAMTRRLEETAAEVPAVRPHTGALRAAYDDLAKLGAGGSAGGAVVAQRIHGDLHLGQALRGPDGEWVLIDFEGEPARPLAERRRPAPPVQDVAGMLRSFDYAAHHSGNGPWAARHRAAFCSGYADVAGTDPREHPVLIRAFETDKAVYEARYEARHRPAWLPIPLSALARLAASPSSSPLSASDSEECSP, from the coding sequence ATGTCGGACAGCTCCTGGACCCGTGTCCCCGCCGCCACCGGCCCCGATCTCGTGCCGGGGCTGCTTCGTTCCCTCGATCCCCTGCTGCGCCGATGGCTGCCGCGGCAGCGCTGGTTCGCCGGCAAGGGCCTGCCGATCGGCGAGTTCCGGCTGGCGGCCGCCACCGAACTCGTTCCCCCGGGTGGCCGACTCGGCCCGCTCGGCCTGCTGCACGTCCTGGTCGACGTCGAGCAGCCGGGCCGGCCGCCGGACTGCTACCAGCTCCTGCTCGGCGCGCATCCGCTGCTGCCGTCCGCGCTGGTGCGCGCCGCGCTCGGCCCGGCCGTCGGCGGACCGTACGACGGGTTGACGCTCTACGACGCGCCGCACGACCCCCGGATGGCCGCGATCCTGCTGGAGCGGCTGAAGCTGCCCGGCCGCAGCGGCACCCTGCGCTTCACGACCGAGCCCACCGCCGACTTCCCGCCCGGGCTGACCCCGCGGGTGTCCACCGCGGAGCAGTCCAACACCTCCGTGGTGTACGGCGACCGCTACATCCTCAAGCTCTTCCGGCGGGTCTCGCCCGGCAGCAACCCGGACCTGGAGCTGTCGCTCGCGCTGGCCCGGGCCGGGTCGCGGCGGGTGGCGGAGCCGGTGGCGTGGTTCGAGGCGCTCGACGGCGACGCGGACGCCCCGGACGGCGGCGAGGCGTCCGCGGGGGGCCGGGAGCCGACCACCCTCGGGGTGCTCCAGCGCTTCCTGCCCGGCTCGTCCGACGGGTGGGCGCTCGCGCTGGCCCGTGTGGCCGAGGACGGCGACTTCCGCGCCGAGGCGGCCGCGCTGGGCCGGGCCACCGCGGAGGTGCACCGGGCGCTCGCCTCCGCGCTGCCGGTGCACCGGCTCGACGGCGGCGCGCTGGAGCGGATGGCCGCGGCGATGACCCGCCGGCTGGAGGAGACCGCGGCCGAGGTGCCGGCGGTCCGCCCCCACACCGGCGCGCTGCGCGCCGCCTACGACGACCTCGCCAAGCTGGGCGCGGGCGGTTCGGCGGGCGGCGCCGTCGTCGCCCAGCGCATCCACGGCGACCTGCACCTGGGGCAGGCGCTGCGCGGGCCGGACGGCGAGTGGGTGCTGATCGACTTCGAGGGGGAGCCGGCCCGCCCGCTGGCCGAGCGCCGCCGCCCCGCGCCGCCGGTCCAGGACGTCGCCGGCATGCTGCGCTCCTTCGACTACGCCGCCCACCACAGCGGCAACGGCCCCTGGGCGGCCCGGCACCGCGCCGCCTTCTGCTCCGGGTACGCCGACGTCGCCGGCACCGACCCGCGGGAACATCCGGTGCTGATACGTGCCTTCGAGACCGACAAGGCGGTCTACGAGGCCAGGTACGAGGCCCGGCACCGACCCGCGTGGCTGCCCATCCCGCTCTCCGCGCTGGCCCGGCTGGCCGCGTCGCCGTCCTCGTCCCCCCTGTCCGCGTCCGACTCCGAGGAGTGCTCGCCGTGA